The following coding sequences lie in one Cyanobacterium sp. Dongsha4 genomic window:
- the adhE gene encoding bifunctional acetaldehyde-CoA/alcohol dehydrogenase produces the protein MEFANSLAVLEQLISNVKKAQQQYAHFSQEEVDRIFKRAALAANSARIPLAKMACEETGMGIVEDKVIKNHFASEIIYNKYRDEKTCGVIEKDECYGIEKIAEPLGVIAGIIPTTNPTSTAIFKTLLALKTRNAIILSPHPRAKKCTIEAAKIVRDAAIAAGAPEDIIGWIEEPTLQASQALMQHPDIKLILATGGPGMVKAAYSSGHPSLGVGAGNTPAVIEKSAHIKMAVSSIMLSKTFDNGMICASEQSIIVENAIYDEFRQEFELRGAYFLKDEEIDKLRNILLKDGRINADIVGQSVQKIAQLANITIPTDTKVLIGEVEKIGYDEPFAYEKLSPILAMYRADTFEDGTEKAAQLVEFGGKGHTSSVYISPDKHKEIAYFESKMETARVLVNTPSSVGAIGDLYNFRLDPSLTLGCGSWGGNSISGNVGVQHLLNIKTITERRENMLWFRVPPKVYFKYGSLPVALGDLAGKEKAFIVTDKPLYELGMTKKIESVLEQMGIKYDIFYDVEPDPCLATVNRGLALLNSFNPDVIIALGGGSPMDAAKVMWLMYEHPDIEFEGIATRFMDIRKRVYDLPELGKKAIMVAIPTTSGTGSEVTPFAVVTDEKTGMKYPLADYALTPNIAIVDPELVLNMPKSLTAFGGIDALTHALEAYVSIYSTEFTSGLALKAIGLLFKYLPSAYHNGAKDLKAREKVHYGATIAGMAFANAFLGICHSLAHKLGSSFHVPHGLANALMISHVIRYNATDAPFKQAIFPQYKYPNAKFRYAQIADYLQLGGITEDEKVEKLVEAVENLKKELNIPLTIREVLSIEDQQFYDAIESLAEQAFDDQCTGTNPRYPLIKDMKELYIMAYRGFNLESQFYHQPEELSSLG, from the coding sequence ATGGAATTTGCTAATAGTTTAGCAGTTTTAGAGCAGTTAATTAGTAATGTTAAAAAAGCTCAACAACAGTATGCACATTTTTCTCAAGAAGAAGTCGATCGCATCTTCAAAAGGGCTGCATTAGCGGCAAACTCTGCCCGAATCCCCTTAGCTAAAATGGCTTGTGAGGAAACAGGCATGGGAATTGTTGAAGATAAAGTAATAAAAAATCACTTTGCTTCTGAGATTATTTATAACAAATATCGAGACGAAAAAACCTGCGGAGTTATCGAAAAAGATGAATGTTATGGCATCGAAAAAATAGCCGAACCTTTAGGGGTAATCGCAGGAATTATTCCCACTACTAACCCCACTTCTACCGCAATTTTTAAAACCCTTTTAGCCCTCAAAACTCGCAACGCAATTATTCTCTCCCCCCATCCCAGAGCGAAAAAATGTACCATCGAAGCGGCAAAAATTGTCAGAGATGCGGCGATCGCGGCTGGTGCGCCAGAGGATATAATCGGATGGATTGAAGAACCGACATTACAAGCCTCTCAAGCGTTGATGCAACACCCAGATATTAAGCTAATTCTTGCCACAGGAGGACCGGGAATGGTGAAAGCGGCTTACTCCTCTGGACATCCTTCTTTAGGGGTAGGGGCTGGAAATACCCCCGCCGTTATCGAGAAAAGCGCCCATATCAAAATGGCTGTATCTTCGATTATGCTCAGTAAAACCTTTGATAATGGCATGATTTGTGCTTCTGAACAGTCGATTATAGTGGAAAATGCCATTTATGACGAATTTAGACAAGAATTTGAGCTTAGGGGAGCTTACTTTCTCAAAGATGAAGAAATCGATAAATTGAGGAATATTTTACTCAAAGATGGTAGGATTAATGCTGATATAGTAGGGCAGTCCGTGCAAAAAATCGCTCAACTAGCTAATATTACCATTCCAACCGATACCAAAGTATTAATTGGAGAAGTAGAAAAAATAGGTTATGATGAGCCTTTTGCTTATGAAAAACTATCTCCCATTTTAGCAATGTATCGAGCGGATACCTTTGAAGATGGGACGGAAAAAGCGGCTCAATTGGTCGAATTTGGCGGAAAAGGGCATACATCCTCTGTTTATATTAGTCCTGATAAACACAAAGAAATTGCTTATTTTGAAAGTAAAATGGAAACTGCTAGGGTATTAGTAAATACTCCTTCTTCCGTAGGTGCGATCGGGGATTTGTATAACTTCCGTCTTGATCCGTCTTTAACCCTCGGTTGTGGTAGTTGGGGCGGTAACTCCATCAGTGGTAACGTGGGAGTGCAACATTTGCTCAACATTAAGACTATCACCGAACGGCGAGAAAATATGCTTTGGTTTCGTGTACCGCCGAAGGTTTACTTCAAATACGGTAGCTTACCCGTTGCTTTAGGGGATTTAGCAGGAAAAGAAAAGGCTTTCATCGTCACCGACAAACCCCTCTATGAGTTGGGTATGACCAAGAAAATAGAGAGCGTTTTAGAGCAAATGGGCATAAAATACGACATTTTCTACGATGTTGAGCCTGATCCTTGCCTTGCCACCGTCAATCGTGGTTTAGCTCTGTTAAACAGCTTCAATCCTGATGTTATTATCGCTTTGGGGGGAGGCTCACCGATGGATGCGGCAAAAGTGATGTGGTTAATGTACGAACACCCAGACATCGAATTTGAGGGCATCGCCACTCGGTTTATGGATATTCGCAAACGGGTATATGATTTACCTGAATTGGGCAAAAAAGCGATTATGGTAGCCATTCCCACCACATCAGGCACAGGCTCAGAAGTAACCCCTTTTGCTGTCGTCACTGATGAAAAAACGGGCATGAAATACCCCCTTGCTGACTATGCTTTAACCCCAAATATTGCCATAGTTGATCCTGAATTGGTGTTAAATATGCCCAAGAGTTTAACGGCATTTGGAGGCATTGACGCTTTAACCCACGCTTTAGAGGCTTATGTGTCCATTTATTCCACCGAGTTTACCAGTGGTTTAGCATTAAAAGCGATCGGACTTTTGTTTAAATATCTACCCAGTGCCTATCATAATGGAGCGAAAGACCTCAAAGCAAGGGAAAAGGTACACTACGGAGCGACTATTGCGGGAATGGCTTTTGCTAACGCCTTTTTGGGAATTTGTCACTCTTTAGCTCACAAATTAGGGTCAAGTTTCCATGTACCGCACGGGTTGGCTAATGCGTTGATGATTTCCCACGTTATTCGTTACAATGCGACGGATGCACCCTTTAAACAGGCGATTTTCCCTCAATATAAGTATCCTAATGCTAAATTTCGTTATGCCCAAATTGCGGACTATTTACAGTTAGGGGGTATAACAGAGGATGAAAAAGTTGAGAAACTCGTCGAAGCAGTAGAAAACTTGAAAAAAGAGTTAAATATTCCCCTTACCATCCGAGAAGTGTTATCAATAGAAGATCAACAGTTCTATGATGCGATCGAAAGTTTAGCAGAACAAGCCTTCGATGATCAATGTACTGGTACAAATCCCCGTTATCCTCTAATTAAGGACATGAAGGAATTGTATATCATGGCATATCGTGGCTTTAATCTCGAATCTCAATTTTATCACCAACCAGAAGAATTAAGTAGTTTGGGTTAA
- a CDS encoding WXG100 family type VII secretion target, with product MTQDIDIDIDELKEFIDALQYFQYVMSDRFQAVESDWNRCDESWEGESKKRFTDDFEEMHSQVKRTLLAGEDALEWLKKYYQILKDFEKF from the coding sequence ATGACACAGGATATTGATATTGATATTGATGAATTAAAGGAATTTATTGATGCTTTACAATATTTTCAATATGTCATGAGCGATCGATTTCAAGCAGTAGAATCTGATTGGAATCGTTGCGATGAATCTTGGGAAGGGGAATCAAAAAAACGTTTTACTGATGATTTTGAAGAAATGCACAGTCAAGTGAAAAGAACTTTATTAGCAGGAGAAGATGCCTTGGAATGGCTAAAAAAATATTATCAAATATTAAAAGATTTTGAAAAATTTTAA
- a CDS encoding NifU family protein — translation MSLALTPENVEQVLDELRPYLMADGGNVELVEIDGPTVKLRLQGACGSCPSSTMTLRMGIERRLREYIPEIAEVEQVI, via the coding sequence ATGTCTCTAGCATTAACACCTGAAAATGTGGAACAAGTATTAGATGAATTACGCCCTTATCTCATGGCAGACGGTGGAAATGTGGAATTAGTCGAAATTGATGGACCCACTGTAAAATTAAGATTACAGGGAGCTTGTGGTTCTTGTCCTAGTTCTACTATGACTCTTAGAATGGGTATTGAACGCCGTTTAAGAGAATATATCCCCGAAATTGCCGAAGTAGAGCAAGTAATTTAA
- the rpoD gene encoding RNA polymerase sigma factor RpoD, with translation MTQAQEILATISPVNDLEEMFDYNSSVSGREGELSEMIVEADSIGVADVSSKKSRKLSATPRRRGQSKKKPFTEDSIRVYLQEIGRIRLLRAEEEIELARQIADLLDLEYIRSTLIEHLGRVPTDEEWAIASDMPNMRQFNRRLHIGRRAKDKMVQSNLRLVVSIAKKYMNRGLSFQDLIQEGSLGLIRAAEKFDHEKGYKFSTYATWWIRQAITRAIADQSRTIRLPVHLYETISRIKKTTKMLSQKMGRKPTEEEIAEDMEMTIEKLRFIAKSAQLPISLETPIGKEEDSRLGDFIEADGETPEDEVSKNLLREDLENVLDSLSPRERDVLRLRYGLDDGRMKTLEEIGQIFNVTRERIRQIEAKALRKLRHPNRNSILKEYIR, from the coding sequence ATGACCCAAGCACAAGAAATTTTAGCAACTATCTCACCCGTTAATGATTTAGAAGAAATGTTCGATTATAATTCTTCGGTTTCTGGCAGGGAAGGAGAATTAAGTGAGATGATTGTCGAGGCTGATTCCATTGGTGTAGCAGATGTTAGTAGTAAAAAATCCCGCAAGTTATCTGCTACCCCCCGTCGTCGAGGTCAATCGAAGAAAAAGCCCTTTACGGAAGATTCAATTCGTGTTTACCTACAAGAAATAGGACGTATCAGGCTATTACGCGCCGAGGAAGAAATTGAGTTAGCTCGACAAATTGCTGATTTATTGGATCTTGAGTATATTCGTTCTACTTTAATTGAACATTTGGGGCGTGTGCCAACGGATGAAGAATGGGCGATCGCATCTGATATGCCAAATATGCGTCAATTTAATCGTCGTTTGCATATTGGACGCAGGGCAAAGGATAAGATGGTACAATCCAATTTGCGTTTGGTGGTATCTATCGCTAAAAAGTACATGAATCGGGGTTTATCTTTTCAGGATTTGATTCAGGAGGGTTCACTTGGTTTAATTCGAGCCGCCGAAAAATTTGACCACGAAAAAGGTTATAAATTTTCCACTTACGCTACATGGTGGATACGACAAGCAATTACAAGAGCGATCGCAGATCAATCTCGAACTATTCGTCTTCCCGTGCATCTTTATGAAACCATTTCTCGCATCAAAAAAACTACTAAGATGCTATCTCAAAAAATGGGACGCAAACCCACAGAAGAAGAAATTGCCGAAGATATGGAAATGACCATTGAAAAGTTACGCTTCATTGCAAAATCAGCACAATTACCCATTTCTCTGGAAACCCCCATTGGTAAGGAAGAAGACTCCCGTTTAGGAGATTTTATCGAGGCAGATGGAGAAACCCCAGAAGATGAAGTATCTAAAAATTTATTGAGAGAAGATTTAGAAAATGTGTTAGACTCCCTTAGTCCTCGTGAAAGAGATGTTTTAAGACTGCGCTACGGGTTAGATGATGGCAGAATGAAGACTTTAGAGGAGATAGGGCAAATCTTCAATGTTACCCGTGAAAGAATCAGACAAATTGAAGCTAAGGCTTTGCGTAAGTTACGTCATCCTAATCGGAATAGTATATTAAAAGAATATATCCGATAG
- a CDS encoding nucleotidyltransferase family protein, whose product MMNKQQVIDIIKVHQTQIHDFAVKELFLFGSVARGEETEDSDVDFLVNFNQPVGLFTLLKLKSYLEDLLGCSVDIGTSESLRPHLKETVLKEVIRAI is encoded by the coding sequence ATGATGAATAAACAACAAGTTATCGATATTATCAAAGTACATCAAACACAAATCCATGATTTTGCCGTTAAAGAATTGTTTTTATTTGGTTCAGTGGCAAGGGGAGAAGAAACAGAAGATAGCGATGTTGACTTTTTAGTCAATTTTAATCAACCAGTAGGATTATTTACATTATTGAAATTAAAAAGTTATTTAGAAGATTTATTAGGGTGTTCCGTTGATATTGGTACATCTGAATCCTTACGTCCTCATCTAAAAGAAACAGTATTAAAGGAGGTTATTCGTGCCATTTAA
- a CDS encoding type II toxin-antitoxin system HicA family toxin, whose translation MKVKEILKIIEEDGWYLVRTKGSHRQYKHDIKRGLVTVPGKLSDDLALGTANSIFKQAQIK comes from the coding sequence ATGAAAGTAAAAGAAATTCTTAAAATCATCGAAGAAGACGGTTGGTATTTAGTCAGAACAAAAGGTAGTCATAGACAATACAAGCATGATATTAAAAGAGGATTAGTTACAGTACCTGGCAAGTTATCGGATGATTTAGCTTTAGGTACAGCTAATAGTATTTTTAAACAAGCACAAATAAAATAA